The Eurosta solidaginis isolate ZX-2024a chromosome 4, ASM4086904v1, whole genome shotgun sequence genome includes a window with the following:
- the Ctr1A gene encoding high affinity copper uptake protein 1 isoform X2, whose product MDHSQHSIHNHEHHHMMGVDTATTHDHAAMMMSTTSTVSPMDTMGHGASAVMNEHQASQHSHDHGAMNMEGAMHHMMSMAFHFGYNETVLFSWWKFDSIMGLVGSMIAIFVMAVLYEGLKYYREYLFWKTYNLLEYRPVTGPQRNPEDPQRNTPSTSASPVHPTMLSLNHLYQTGLHLIQVTLSFMLMLIFMTYNVWLCIAVVFGAAVGYFLFCWRKSVIVDVTEHCH is encoded by the exons ATGGATCATTCACAACACAGTATACACAATCATG AACATCATCATATGATGGGCGTAGATACTGCAACCACGCACGATCATGCAGCAATGATGATGTCAACCACCTCCACAGTCAGTCCAATGGATACGATGGGGCACGGTGCCAGCGCTGTCATGAATGAACACCAAGCAAGTCAACACAGTCACGACCATGGCGCAATGAATATGGAAGGTGCGATGCATCATATGATGTCAATGGCG TTCCACTTTGGCTACAATGAGACAGTGCTTTTCTCGTGGTGGAAATTTGATAGTATTATGGGTTTAGTTGGCTCAATGATCGCTATATTTGTTATGGCTGTGCTTTATGAAGGCTTAAAATATTACCGCGAGTACCTATTTTGGAAGACTTATAATTTACTGGAATATCGACCGGTCACCGGTCCGCAACGCAATCCCGAAGATCCGCAACGTAATACACCGTCAACGAGCGCTTCACCTGTGCA TCCGACGATGTTATCACTAAATCATTTATATCAAACTGGCCTCCACCTCATTCAAGTGACACTCTCCTTTATGCTGATGTTAATATTTATGACCTACAATGTTTGGCTGTGTATTGCTGTTGTATTTGGTGCTGCTGTTGGCTACTTCCTGTTCTGTTGGCGGAAATCGGTGATTGtcgatgtaaccgaacattgtcaCTAG
- the Ctr1A gene encoding high affinity copper uptake protein 1 isoform X1: MDHSQHSIHNHEHHHMMGVDTATTHDHAAMMMSTTSTVSPMDTMGHGASAVMNEHQASQHSHDHGAMNMEGAMHHMMSMAFHFGYNETVLFSWWKFDSIMGLVGSMIAIFVMAVLYEGLKYYREYLFWKTYNLLEYRPVTGPQRNPEDPQRNTPSTSASPVQYVGEVIHKQPPTMLSLNHLYQTGLHLIQVTLSFMLMLIFMTYNVWLCIAVVFGAAVGYFLFCWRKSVIVDVTEHCH; encoded by the exons ATGGATCATTCACAACACAGTATACACAATCATG AACATCATCATATGATGGGCGTAGATACTGCAACCACGCACGATCATGCAGCAATGATGATGTCAACCACCTCCACAGTCAGTCCAATGGATACGATGGGGCACGGTGCCAGCGCTGTCATGAATGAACACCAAGCAAGTCAACACAGTCACGACCATGGCGCAATGAATATGGAAGGTGCGATGCATCATATGATGTCAATGGCG TTCCACTTTGGCTACAATGAGACAGTGCTTTTCTCGTGGTGGAAATTTGATAGTATTATGGGTTTAGTTGGCTCAATGATCGCTATATTTGTTATGGCTGTGCTTTATGAAGGCTTAAAATATTACCGCGAGTACCTATTTTGGAAGACTTATAATTTACTGGAATATCGACCGGTCACCGGTCCGCAACGCAATCCCGAAGATCCGCAACGTAATACACCGTCAACGAGCGCTTCACCTGTGCA ATATGTTGGCGAAGTTATACACAAACAACc TCCGACGATGTTATCACTAAATCATTTATATCAAACTGGCCTCCACCTCATTCAAGTGACACTCTCCTTTATGCTGATGTTAATATTTATGACCTACAATGTTTGGCTGTGTATTGCTGTTGTATTTGGTGCTGCTGTTGGCTACTTCCTGTTCTGTTGGCGGAAATCGGTGATTGtcgatgtaaccgaacattgtcaCTAG